A stretch of DNA from Jiangella alba:
TCGCGCTGACGATCGGCCAGCACGACCTCGGCACGGCGCTCGTGCTGATGGCGATCGTGCTGACGCTGCTGTGGGTCGTGGGCGTGCCGACGTGGCTGTTCGGGCTGGCGCTCGGTGTGGTGGGTGTGGTGGGTGCGTACTTCGTCACCGCCTCCGAGAACCGCATGTCGCGCGTCGTCAGCTTCCTCGACCCGTTCTCCGACTTCTCCGGCACCGGGTACCAGGCGGCCAACTCGATCTACGCGTTCGCCACCGGCGGCTGGTGGGGGAGCGGGCTCGGCGCGAGCCGGCTGAAGTGGGGCCAGCTGCCCGAAGCCCACACCGACTTCATCTTCTCCATCCTCGGCGAGGAGCTCGGGCTGCCCGGTGCGCTGATGGTGCTCGGGCTGTTCTTCGCGCTCGGGTTCGCCGGCATCCGCATCGCCATGCGCACCACCGACACGTTCACCCGCCTGGCGGCGGCCGGGATCACCGGCTGGCTGATCGTCCAGGCGATCATCAATCTCGGCAGCGTCCTCGTCGTCTTCCCGGTCATCGGCGTGCCGCTGCCGCTGGTGTCGTACGGTGGCGCTTCCATGGTCGTCGTCATCGTCGCGGTCGGGATCCTGATGGCGCTCGCCAAGGAGGAACCCGGCGCCCGTGAAGCTCTGGCGGCCCGCAAGCAGGCACGGCGGGAGCGCCGCCGGTTGAGGAGGATCCGCGCGTGAGGGCGCAGGCGTGGTCTGAGGCCGGCGTGTCGCCGGCCCACGAAGGAGCGGTGCGGCCGGACCGGCCGGTGCCCGCGGCCAACTTCCCACGGCCGGTGCGGACGCGGGCGTTTCGGCGACGTCGCTGCTCGGGGAGGATTTGAGGGTGAAGGTCGTCCTGGCCGGCGGCGGTACCGCCGGGCACATCGAACCTGCCCTGGCGACGGCCGAGGCGGTGCGGCGCGCCGACCCGGGTGCAGAGGTCACGCTGCTCGGCACCGAGCGTGGGCTCGAGACGCGGCTCGTTCCGGAGCGGGGCTACGAGCTGGCGCTGATCCCGCCGGTCCCGCTGCCGCGCCGTCCCTCGCCCGACCTGCTCCGGCTGCCGATGCGGGTGCGGTCCGCCGTTCGCCAGACCACCGACGTGCTGCGTGCGAAGGAGGCCGAGGTGCTCGTCGGGTTCGGCGGCTACGTCGCGCTGCCCGCGTACCTGGCGGCACGCCGGGCGGGCGTGCCGATCGTGGTGCACGAGGCGAACGCCAAGCCCGGGCTGGCCAACCGCGTCGGCGCCCGCTTCACCACGTTCGTCGGCGTCGCGACCCCCGCCATCACGCTGCCGCACGCCCAGCACGTCGGCATCCCGCTGCGCCGCTCGATCGCCCTGCTCGACCGCCCCGCGTCGCAGGCCGAGGGCCGCGCGTTCTTCGGCCTCGATCCGTCGCTGCCCACGCTGCTCGTCTTCGGCGGCAGCCAGGGCGCGCGACGCATCAACGAGGCCGTCGACGGGTCGCTGGACCAGCTGCTCGAGGCCGGCTTCCAGGTACTGCACGCCGTCGGGCCGGCCCGCGCCGAGGCCGCGTCCGCCGCGAGCCGTCCCGGATACGTCCCCGTGCCGTACGTCGACCGCATGGACCTCGCCTACGCCGCCGCCGACCTCGCCGTCTGCCGCGCGGGCGCGATCACCTGCGCCGAGCTGGCCGCCGTCGGGCTGCCGGCCGTCTACGTCCCGCTTCCGCACGGCAACGGCGAGCAGCGGTTCAACGCCCTGCCGACCGTCTCCGCCGGCGGCGGTGTGCTGGTCGCGGACGGTGAGCTGACCCCGTCGCGGCTGGCCGCCGAGGTGACCCCGTTGCTGGGCGACAGGGCTCGGTTGGACGCGATGGGTGCCGCAGCGGCTACTCTCGGTCGTCGCGACGCCGACGATCGCCTGGTCGACATGGTCCGGCGCGCGGCTGCACAGAAGAGCGTCGGAGGTTGACCACGTGATCGTCTCGCCACCGGAGCGGACCGTGCCCGCGGAGAAGTTGGGCCGGGTCCACTTCGTCGGCATCGGCGGTGCCGGCATGAGCGGCATCGCCCGCATCCTGCTCGCCCGCGGCGTGCCGGTGTCGGGTAGCGACGCCAAGGACTCGGGCGTGCTGGCCGGCCTGCGCGCGCTCGGCGCCGAGGTGCATGTCGGGCACGCCGCGTCGAACGTCGGCCTCGCCGAGACCGTCGTGGTGTCGACGGCGATCCGCGAGAGCAATCCCGAGATCGTCGAGGCGCGCGAGCGGGCCCTGCCGATCCTGCCCCGGGCCGCCGCGCTGGCGTCGGTGATGGCCGGGAGGCGCGCGATCGCCGTGGCCGGCACCCACGGGAAGACCACGACCACGTCGATGATCACGGTCGCGCTGCAGCACTGCGGCGCCGACCCGTCGTTCGCGATCGGTGGCAACCTGAACGAATCGGGCGCCAACGCCCACGACGGCAGCGGCGACATCTTCGTCGCCGAGGCCGACGAGAGCGACGCGTCGTTCCTGGCCTACGAGCCCGAGGTGGCGATCGTCACCAACGTGGAGGCCGACCACCTCGACTTCTACGGCACCCCGGAGGCGTACGAGGCCGCGTTCGACGCGTTCGTCGACTGCGTCTCCGGCTTCCTCGTGGTCTGCGCCGACGACCCCGGCGCTCGCGCCCTGGGGGAGCGGGCCGCCCAGCGCGGCGTCGTGGTGCACACGTTCGGGGAGTCGCGCGACGCCGACGTGCGGGTGACCGCGCTGGATCTCAACGGGCCCGGCGTGTCGTTCGAGCTGGTGGCCCGCGGCCGCCGGCAGGAGCGGATCCAGCTGCAGCTGCCCGGCCGGCACAACGCCCTGAACGCGGCCGCCGCCTTCACCGCCGCGCTCGGCCTCGGCTTCGCCGCCGGCGACGTGCTCGACGGCCTGGCCGGCTACACCGGGACCCGGCGCCGGTTCGAGCTCAAGGGCGTGGCCGGCGGTGTGCGGGTGTACGACGAGTACTCCCACCACCCCACCGAGGTGGCCGCCGCGATGGCCGCCGCCCGCGGCGTGGCCGGGGCGGGCCGCGTCGTCGTGGTGTTCCAGCCGCACCTGTTCAGCCGCACCCGCATCTTCGCGACCGAGTTCGGCACCGCCCTGGGCGCGGCCGACGAGGTCGTCGTCATGGACGTCTACGCCGCGCGCGAGGACCCCGAGCCCGGCGTGACCGGTGCGCTGGTGGCCGCCGCGGTGCCGCTGCCGCCGTCGCACGTGGTGTTCGAGCAGTCGTGGTCGGCGGTGCCGGAGCTCGCGGCGTCGCGCGCCGAGCCCGGCGACATCCTGCTGACCGTCGGCGCCGGCGACGTCACGCTGATCGGTCCGGAAGTGCTCGACGTGCTGGCGGCACGGTCGCGATGAGCGTCGCGTCGCGGTCGCCGAGCGCGCAGCTCTTCGCGGCGCGGGCCCGGCGGCAGCGGCTGCGGCGGCTGTTCGGCCTGCTGCTGGCGTTGCTCGGCCTGGCCGTGGTGTCGGGACTGGTGTGGTTGGTCGGCTGGTCAAGTGTGCTCTCCGTGAAGTCGGTATCGGTCGAGGGTGTGCCGTCGTCGCTGTCGGAGGACGTGCTGTCGCGGGCCGACGTGCCCATGGGCGCGCCGCTGGCGCGGGTCGACACCGACGCCATCGCCGGCCGCGTCGCCGAGCTGCCGGAGGCCGCGTCCGTCGACGTGCGCCGGTCGTGGCCGTCGACGCTGACGATCGACGTGACGCCGCGGGTGCCGGTGGCCGCGGTGTCGGCCGAGGGCTCGTGGTGGAATGTCGACGAGACCGGCGCCCTGTTCGGCGCCGCGGACTCGCGGCCGGACGACCTGCCCGTGCTGAGCGCCCCCGGCGACGACTCGTCCTCCGACGTCGACGACGCCGTGCGTGCGGCGGGCGTGACCGTGCTGACGGGGCTGCCCGACGCGCTGTACGACCTCGTCGACACCGTGGAGGCGCGCTCGGAGGCCGACATCAGGCTCGGGCTCGCCGACGGCGCGGAGGTGCGCTGGGGCACCGCCGACGACATCGACCGCAAGGCCGACGTGCTGCTGGCCCTGATCGGCGCCCAGGAGGAGCCGCCGTCGTCGTACGACGTGTCCGCGCCGGAGCATCCCGCCGTCAACCCCTGACGCGCCACGCGCGTGCCGCCGGCGACAGGCGTGTGCGGTTCACTGGCTTGTCAGCCGCCACCGAAAGTGCTGATGACGGCGTCACCGATCATGAGATCCAGCTATCACCGGCGATGTCGTGTGATCGGCACGGTGACGTCCCCGTCGTCACGGTGTCGCCCCGTCTCGGCCTGGCCGGGCCGTCCGAACGGGGCGGCAACAGGCGACCGGCCCCATCGCCCGAGGGGCTGACCGAAACCATCCACCCTTTCAGTCGTCATAGCAGCTCAAAAGGTTGATGATCATGAAGGGAGGTCATCGCTCGTCGCCCCGGCCGCCCGCGCGCGGTGGCGGTCAGCCGGACGGACCGGGCGTGGTCATCAGCTTCTCCGTCCGCAGACCGGGCAGAGGGTGAGCACGCTCGTCCCGCCGCCGGGATCTCGTCCGAGCAACGCGGGTGGTCGCGGCTGGGTGCAACGGCAGGTCTGCTGCGCCCTGGCGGCGAGCTTCTCGGCGTTCAACGCCTGCTTGGCGTAGCGACGGCGTTGCTCGAGGGCGTCGCGGTCTTGGCGGTGGCGTCGTCGGCGCGCCATGCGTTTGGCGAGGTCGGCCTGGACGCGGTCGCGGATGAGCCGCGCGATCTCGTCGTCGAACTGCGTGCGGATGCGCTGGCGGGGGATGCGGCGTTCGTGGACCTCCAGTCCGTCGATGGTGAGGGGCGTGGGGTGGGTGTGGGTGTTCGTCATGGCTTCAATTGCGCCAGATGGGGCGGGGATGGGCGAGGGGGAAGGAGGGAAATGTGGACAAGTCCGGGGATTGGTGAGGGCTGTGGATGGAGCGCGGTCAGGCGGCCGACGGGAGCGCGCCGCCCCGCCGGTCGCGGGGGTCTCGCGGGTCGCGCCACAGAATCGACCGTTCGGCGGCCGTCCAGGCGGTCGTGACCAGCAGGTACAGCGCGGCGGCGAGCGGCAGGAACGCGGCCACGACGACCGTGCCGAAGGGGAGGATCCGGCCGAGCCGAGCCATCAGAGCCTCGACCTCGGACGGCGAGGAGCGCTGCCCGGGGCGGCGGGGCGAACCCGAGCGGCGGGGCGAACCCGAGCGGCGGGGCGAGCCGGAGGGCGAGGACGGGCGGCCGGTGGACCGGCGGGGCGATGACGAGGGCGAACCGGTACCGGGCTCGCCGGCCGCGGCGGCGAGGCGATCCGCCGACCGGGCGGCGAGGCGGGAGGACCACCAGGCGACCAGGATCAGCAGGACGAAGACGGCGCCGAAGACCAGGAGCTCGGCCGGCACGACGCCGGAGCCGAGGGCGGCAATCCAGCGGTCGCTCAGCGGCACGCCGAACAGCGTGTGCGTGAACAGCGCGTTCGCCCCGCCGTTGAGCGTCGGCGAGGAGAACAGCCGGTACAACACCATGACGAACGGCGCCTGAGCCAGCGACGCGCCGAGGCCGGCGAACGCTGAGGTGCCGTGGGCGCGGTGCAGGGCGGTGAGCTCGCGGCGCAGGCGGACGGGATCGCGGCGGAACCGCTCCCGCAGCCGCGACTCGGCCGGGCGGAGCGCCAGCCGGGCACGTCCGGCCCGGGCGGCACGCAGGCTCAGCGGCAGCAGCGCCAGCCTGACGAGCACGACGACGAGGAGGATGGCGAGGCCGGTGGCGGCGTCACCGGCGAGCGGCTCCACAACGGAGGAGAGGCCGAGGACGAGCACGGAGACGCCCTGGGCAGGTGTGTCGAGAACGGACAACATGACGGGACCCTTCGGAACGAGAGCACGTGAACGGACAGCTGAGCGGAACCAGCTGTCCGGACGGCGCTCTCGGCCGCGGGCGGGCGGCGGCGTCGGGGTCGGTCTGGGCGATGACGATGGGAGGTGCGGCGGCCACGCGGCGCAGGCCGGGGCCGTACCGCGGGGCGGCGGGGACGCGGGAACGCGACGTGGCCAGCATCGCGAGGACCATGACGAGGACGGCGAGCAGCGCGACCACGCCGGGGGCCGAGCCGAGGGGCGTCGCGAAGACTCCGGCGAGGATCGTCGCCACGACGACCGCGATGGCGGCCGCCCAGCGCGTGGCCAGCCGGGACACGATGGCGCCGAGTCGGGACGCCAGGCCGCGGGACGCGGGGGAGCGGCGGCGGGCGGATGCGGCGCCACGGCTCCGGCGGCGGGCGCGGGCGGAGCGACGGTTCGTTCCGGCGGCGTCCGGGGTCACGGCGGGACCCCCAGCGCGGGCGGCCCGGCGGCCGGCGCCAGGGCCGTCGCGGCGACTGGTGGTGGCGTCGCCGTGGCCGGGAACGGCGCTCGCGGCAGCGTCGGCGGGTTCGGGGGCTGGGCCGTGGCTGGTGCCGTCGCCTGCGGCGGGACCGGGTCCGGCGGCAGCGTCGGAGGCCGGGCGGGGATCGGGGCGGGGGTCGCCGCCCGTGGCGGGACCGGGCCCGGCAGCAGCGTCGGACGCGGGGCGAGGTTCGTCGCCCGCACCGGAGTCGCCGCCGAGCCGCCGAGTCATGGCGACCAGGGTAAGCGCACTCGGGCGCGCTGAGACCACGAGGCGGTCAATCCGTGCGGACTACGGCGTGTCTACGGGAGCCGAGCCGGAATGGCGCTTAGCGTTTCATCATCCTCAGGTTGACATAACTATAAACCTCAACTTGAGGGTGAGGGTTTGAACTCGACGAAAGGCGATGTCCAGTGACTGCTCCGCAGAACTACCTCGCGGTGATCAAAGTCGTCGGCATCGGCGGCGGCGGAGTCAACGCGGTCAACCGCATGATCGAAGTCGGCCTCAAGGGCGTCGAGTTCATCGCGATCAACACCGACGCGCAGGCGCTGCTGATGAGCGACGCCGACGTGAAGCTCGACGTGGGCCGAGAGGCCACGCGCGGCTTGGGCGCCGGCGCCAACCCCGACGTCGGCCGGAAGGCGGCCGAGGACCACGCCGAGGAGATCGAAGAGGTGCTCAAGGGCGCCGACATGGTCTTCGTCACGGCGGGCGAGGGTGGCGGGACGGGCACCGGCGGCGCGCCGGTGGTGGCCCGCATCGCGCGCTCCCTCGGCGCACTGACCATCGGCGTCGTGACCCGCCCGTTCATGTTCGAGGGGCGACGCCGGGCCATGCAGGCCGAGGACGGCATCGAGGCGCTGCGCGAAGAGGTCGACACGCTGATCGTCATCCCGAACGACCGGCTGCTGTCCATCAGCGACCGCCAGGTCAGCGTCCTCGACGCGTTCAAGAGCGCCGACCAGGTGCTGCTGTCCGGTGTCCAGGGCATCACCGACCTCATCACGACGCCCGGCCTGATCAACCTCGACTTCGCCGACGTGAAGTCGGTCATGAGCAACGCCGGCTCGGCGCTCATGGGCATAGGGTCCGCCCGCGGCGAGGACAGAGCGGTGGCGGCGGCCGAGATGGCGATATCGAGCCCGCTGCTCGAAGCCTCGATCGACGGCGCGCACGGCGTGCTGCTGTCGGTGTCCGGCGGCTCCGACCTCGGGCTGTTCGAGATCAACGAGGCGGCCAACCTGGTCGCCCAGGCGGCGCACGACGACGCCAACATCATCTTCGGTGCGGTCATCGACGACGCCCTCGGCGACGAGGTGCGGGTCACCGTCATCGCGGCCGGGTTCGACGGCGGGCAGCCGGTCCGCCGCGACCTCGGCACCGTCAAGAAGCCCGAGACGGCGGGTCATTCCGCCGCCGGGGGCATCGGCTCGGTCGCCACGGCCACCCCGGCCGCGGCGAAGCCGAGCAACGAGGGGGACACGGGCGGCGCCGACGGTGACGGCGCACCCGCCGCGCCGCCCGCCCCGCCCCGCGAACAGCGCCGCATCGTCCCGTCCACGGCCAGCGACGACCTGGACGTGCCCGATTTCTTGAAATAGCACAGGCTGAAGTCGTAGTGCTCCGCGACACCAGCGCGGCCGGTTCCGTCCGGTTCGCCTTCACCGACCGGCACGACGGCGTCAGCGTCGCGCCGTACGACTCGCTCAACCTCGGCGGGCACGTCGGCGACGACCCGGACGCGGTCGCCGCCAACCGGGCGCGGCTCGCGGCGGCGATCGGCCTGCCGCCCGACGGCGTGAACTACATGAACCAGGTGCACGGCAACGCGGTCGCCGTGGTCGACGGGCCG
This window harbors:
- the ftsW gene encoding putative lipid II flippase FtsW, producing MSTIDQRTPGGSAGGAGGSGSGGSGSAAGAKPMRTAAAESLRRLLRRPLASYYLVLGSAGLLLVLGLIMVFSASSVMSRVQFGYPYYFFARQLAWVIVALPMAWVASRMPARLIRKFGLPMLIVAAMLLMLTFVPGLGVTRGGNTNWLDLGGPFLIQPSEPAKLALIVWGAGMFALKGRLLTQWKHLMIPFVPVSGAIVALTIGQHDLGTALVLMAIVLTLLWVVGVPTWLFGLALGVVGVVGAYFVTASENRMSRVVSFLDPFSDFSGTGYQAANSIYAFATGGWWGSGLGASRLKWGQLPEAHTDFIFSILGEELGLPGALMVLGLFFALGFAGIRIAMRTTDTFTRLAAAGITGWLIVQAIINLGSVLVVFPVIGVPLPLVSYGGASMVVVIVAVGILMALAKEEPGAREALAARKQARRERRRLRRIRA
- the murG gene encoding undecaprenyldiphospho-muramoylpentapeptide beta-N-acetylglucosaminyltransferase; translated protein: MKVVLAGGGTAGHIEPALATAEAVRRADPGAEVTLLGTERGLETRLVPERGYELALIPPVPLPRRPSPDLLRLPMRVRSAVRQTTDVLRAKEAEVLVGFGGYVALPAYLAARRAGVPIVVHEANAKPGLANRVGARFTTFVGVATPAITLPHAQHVGIPLRRSIALLDRPASQAEGRAFFGLDPSLPTLLVFGGSQGARRINEAVDGSLDQLLEAGFQVLHAVGPARAEAASAASRPGYVPVPYVDRMDLAYAAADLAVCRAGAITCAELAAVGLPAVYVPLPHGNGEQRFNALPTVSAGGGVLVADGELTPSRLAAEVTPLLGDRARLDAMGAAAATLGRRDADDRLVDMVRRAAAQKSVGG
- the murC gene encoding UDP-N-acetylmuramate--L-alanine ligase, producing the protein MIVSPPERTVPAEKLGRVHFVGIGGAGMSGIARILLARGVPVSGSDAKDSGVLAGLRALGAEVHVGHAASNVGLAETVVVSTAIRESNPEIVEARERALPILPRAAALASVMAGRRAIAVAGTHGKTTTTSMITVALQHCGADPSFAIGGNLNESGANAHDGSGDIFVAEADESDASFLAYEPEVAIVTNVEADHLDFYGTPEAYEAAFDAFVDCVSGFLVVCADDPGARALGERAAQRGVVVHTFGESRDADVRVTALDLNGPGVSFELVARGRRQERIQLQLPGRHNALNAAAAFTAALGLGFAAGDVLDGLAGYTGTRRRFELKGVAGGVRVYDEYSHHPTEVAAAMAAARGVAGAGRVVVVFQPHLFSRTRIFATEFGTALGAADEVVVMDVYAAREDPEPGVTGALVAAAVPLPPSHVVFEQSWSAVPELAASRAEPGDILLTVGAGDVTLIGPEVLDVLAARSR
- a CDS encoding cell division protein FtsQ/DivIB, with amino-acid sequence MSVASRSPSAQLFAARARRQRLRRLFGLLLALLGLAVVSGLVWLVGWSSVLSVKSVSVEGVPSSLSEDVLSRADVPMGAPLARVDTDAIAGRVAELPEAASVDVRRSWPSTLTIDVTPRVPVAAVSAEGSWWNVDETGALFGAADSRPDDLPVLSAPGDDSSSDVDDAVRAAGVTVLTGLPDALYDLVDTVEARSEADIRLGLADGAEVRWGTADDIDRKADVLLALIGAQEEPPSSYDVSAPEHPAVNP
- a CDS encoding YidC/Oxa1 family membrane protein insertase, yielding MLSVLDTPAQGVSVLVLGLSSVVEPLAGDAATGLAILLVVVLVRLALLPLSLRAARAGRARLALRPAESRLRERFRRDPVRLRRELTALHRAHGTSAFAGLGASLAQAPFVMVLYRLFSSPTLNGGANALFTHTLFGVPLSDRWIAALGSGVVPAELLVFGAVFVLLILVAWWSSRLAARSADRLAAAAGEPGTGSPSSSPRRSTGRPSSPSGSPRRSGSPRRSGSPRRPGQRSSPSEVEALMARLGRILPFGTVVVAAFLPLAAALYLLVTTAWTAAERSILWRDPRDPRDRRGGALPSAA
- the ftsZ gene encoding cell division protein FtsZ, whose product is MTAPQNYLAVIKVVGIGGGGVNAVNRMIEVGLKGVEFIAINTDAQALLMSDADVKLDVGREATRGLGAGANPDVGRKAAEDHAEEIEEVLKGADMVFVTAGEGGGTGTGGAPVVARIARSLGALTIGVVTRPFMFEGRRRAMQAEDGIEALREEVDTLIVIPNDRLLSISDRQVSVLDAFKSADQVLLSGVQGITDLITTPGLINLDFADVKSVMSNAGSALMGIGSARGEDRAVAAAEMAISSPLLEASIDGAHGVLLSVSGGSDLGLFEINEAANLVAQAAHDDANIIFGAVIDDALGDEVRVTVIAAGFDGGQPVRRDLGTVKKPETAGHSAAGGIGSVATATPAAAKPSNEGDTGGADGDGAPAAPPAPPREQRRIVPSTASDDLDVPDFLK